A stretch of the Salmo salar chromosome ssa20, Ssal_v3.1, whole genome shotgun sequence genome encodes the following:
- the LOC106581390 gene encoding olfactory receptor 4D11-like: MSLGNVSGKIIHQFVIGGFDTIDRPLTVGIVILCTYLLVMLANVANICFILHDKRLHKPMYLLICNLAVVDMLYSSSASPTMIGVLVAGDKTIAYVSCFIQMFVFHLGGVMEMFAISVMAFDRLIAISSPLRYQSILTNVRTLVLTGALWVVACAFVAVMPATVLPLPYCHSTLKYTFCDYAALVRATCVNPSYYFNMITIITFFLLFGTFCFICLSYIWIIFTMAKMSSKNDKRKMYSTCFSHLIVVVCYYVPLFVRIVLTRLGVVLTLEERHGLMIGAILGPSLVNPFVYCFRTKEIKNKMLKMFNKVAPTE, encoded by the coding sequence ATGTCCTTGGGAAATGTCTCTGGCAAAATAATACATCAATTTGTCATCGGTGGTTTTGACACAATTGACAGACCTCTGACAGTAGGGATTGTAATTCTGTGTACCTATCTCCTAGTCATGCTTGCTAATGTGGCAAACATATGTTTTATCCTTCATGATAAGCGTTTGCACAAGCCAATGTATCTTCTGATTTGCAACCTTGCTGTAGTTGATATGCTGTACAGCTCCAGTGCCAGTCCAACTATGATTGGTGTGCTGGTAGCTGGTGATAAAACCATAGCTTATGTGTCGTGCTTCATTCAGATGTTTGTTTTCCACCTGGGGGGCGTAATGGAGATGTTTGCTAtctctgtcatggcttttgatcGTTTGATTGCAATCTCTAGTCCACTGAGGTATCAAAGTATCCTCACCAATGTCCGTACTCTGGTTCTGACCGGTGCTCTGTGGGTGGTTGCCTGTGCTTTTGTGGCTGTTATGCCTGCCACTGTGTTGCCTCTCCCTTACTGCCACTCAACCCTCAAATACACCTTCTGTGATTATGCTGCGTTAGTGAGAGCCACTTGTGTCAATCCTAGCTACTATTTTAATATGATAACCATTATCACCTTCTTTCTCCTGTTTGGCACGTTCTGTTTTATTTGCCTGTCCTACATATGGATCATATTTACTATGGCTAAAATGTCCTCCAAGAACGACAAGAGGAAGATGTACAGTACTTGCTTCAGTCACTTGATAGTGGTAGTGTGTTATTACGTTCCTTTATTTGTACGTATAGTCTTGACCAGGCTAGGTGTGGTGCTGACCTTAGAAGAGCGTCATGGCTTGATGATTGGGGCTATTCTCGGGCCCTCTCTTGTAAATCCCTTTGTATACTGTTTTAGAACCAAAGAGATCAAAAACAAAATGTTGAAGATGTTTAACAAAGTTGCGCCCACTGAATAA